The Balaenoptera acutorostrata chromosome 10, mBalAcu1.1, whole genome shotgun sequence genome has a window encoding:
- the LOC102997576 gene encoding WASH complex subunit 3-like — MDEDGLPLMGSGRDLTKVPALQQKRMVAFLNQFVVHTVWFLNHFSTVCEEKLADLSLRIQQIETTLNILDAKLTSIPGLDDVTFEVSPISVTRITNETHCETTSEQSQQFTRLWTQESEVTPENILTVVKDPRNARYLEMVQVGVPVTAIRNKMISEGLDPGFLERPDAPVPDGEGEKNTQESSDSESSFSD; from the coding sequence ATGGATGAAGATGGGCTTCCTCTCATGGGGTCAGGCAGAGACCTGACTAAGGTGCCAGCTCTTCAACAGAAAAGAATGGTGGCATTTCTAAACCAATTTGTGGTGCACACTGTATGGTTCCTCAACCACTTCTCTACAGTTTGTGAGGAGAAACTGGCAGACCTTTCTCTTCGTATCCAGCAAATTGAAACAACTCTCAATATTTTAGATGCAAAGTTGACATCTATCCCAGGGCTAGATGATGTCACATTTGAAGTATCTCCTATAAGTGTCACTAGGATCACAAATGAAACACATTGTGAAACCACTTCAGAGCAGTCACAGCAGTTTACAAGACTCTGGACACAGGAAAGTGAAGTAACACCAGAAAATATCTTAACTGTAGTCAAGGATCCAAGAAATGCCAGATATCTCGAAATGGTTCAAGTGGGTGTTCCAGTGACAGCaataagaaacaaaatgataTCGGAAGGACTAGACCCAGGTTTTCTTGAGAGGCCAGATGCTCCAGTGCCTGATGGTGAAggtgaaaaaaatacacaagaaagtTCAGATAGCGAATCTTCTTTTAGTGACTAA